The following proteins are encoded in a genomic region of Deltaproteobacteria bacterium:
- a CDS encoding rod shape-determining protein, with amino-acid sequence MILDPVLGWFSNDLAIDLGTANTLVYVKGKGIVLSEPSVVAVRRNGRGNNKVLAVGREAKMMLGRTPGNIVAIRPMKDGVIADFEITEAMLRHFIRKVHNRRTLIRPRIIVCVPSGITQVEKRAVRES; translated from the coding sequence ATGATCCTAGACCCTGTCCTGGGCTGGTTTTCCAATGATCTGGCCATAGATCTCGGAACCGCCAACACTCTAGTTTATGTAAAAGGTAAGGGCATCGTCTTGAGTGAGCCCTCTGTTGTAGCAGTGCGCCGAAACGGTCGGGGCAACAATAAAGTTCTGGCTGTTGGCAGAGAAGCCAAAATGATGCTGGGCCGAACTCCGGGCAACATCGTGGCCATCCGCCCCATGAAAGACGGCGTCATTGCCGATTTCGAAATCACCGAGGCTATGCTGCGCCATTTCATCAGGAAAGTGCACAACCGGCGCACCCTCATACGGCCCCGGATCATTGTCTGCGTTCCTTCCGGGATCACGCAGGTGGAAAAGAGGGCAGTACGCGAGTCAG